From a region of the Myroides sp. JBRI-B21084 genome:
- the surE gene encoding 5'/3'-nucleotidase SurE, translating into MRKPVILVTNDDGITAPGIRTLINIMKEIGDVVVVAPDSPQSGMGHAITVNNALFLEQVFIDNQESKEYACSGTPVDCVKIAIDQIIKAKPDLCVSGINHGSNSSCNVIYSGTMSAAVEAGMSGVPAIGFSLQDFSWNADFEPIKKFVKQITLETLKKGLPEGVVLNVNFPKLSENEIKGIKVCRQANATWVEKFDERTNPHGKKYYWLTGTFVNHDKGEDTDEWALANGYISVVPVQYDLTAYHAMQQLNTWEL; encoded by the coding sequence ATGAGAAAACCAGTGATTTTAGTAACTAATGACGATGGCATTACTGCACCTGGCATTAGAACTTTAATTAATATAATGAAAGAAATTGGCGATGTTGTAGTTGTAGCGCCCGATAGCCCTCAATCGGGTATGGGGCATGCAATTACGGTAAATAACGCGCTTTTTTTAGAACAAGTTTTTATAGATAACCAAGAAAGTAAAGAGTATGCTTGCTCAGGCACACCAGTTGATTGCGTAAAAATTGCTATAGATCAAATTATAAAAGCAAAACCAGATTTATGTGTTTCGGGTATTAACCATGGATCTAATTCATCTTGTAATGTAATTTATTCTGGAACCATGTCTGCAGCTGTAGAAGCGGGTATGAGTGGTGTGCCTGCTATTGGTTTTTCACTGCAAGATTTTAGTTGGAATGCCGATTTTGAACCTATTAAAAAGTTTGTAAAGCAAATTACGCTTGAAACTTTAAAAAAAGGCTTACCTGAAGGAGTTGTTTTAAACGTGAACTTTCCTAAACTTTCCGAAAATGAAATTAAAGGCATTAAAGTTTGTAGGCAAGCTAATGCTACTTGGGTTGAAAAATTTGACGAGCGTACCAATCCACATGGTAAAAAATACTATTGGTTAACAGGTACATTTGTGAACCATGACAAAGGCGAAGATACTGATGAATGGGCACTAGCAAACGGATACATTTCTGTGGTGCCAGTTCAGTACGATTTAACAGCTTATCATGCAATGCAACAACTAAATACATGGGAATTATAA